ATTTTATAGTTCAATATGCTTTTTTTGTCAATTATATAATCCCTGACATGTCATTAGCAGCGGTGTCAGGTTGTCCTAAACAAACCATTTTAAGTTTCTCTCAGCAGTGTTCGATTCAGCAAACCATGTTGGCCTCATGCCATTCATTCTTTAAATACTTTTTGAAAAACTGCAATAAAAAGCTTACGTAAAAGTATTTTCTGCCGATAAAATTCTAAAGTAACACCATTTTGACCTTTGGAAGGGCAATGGAAGATTTGCTGTCACAAGATGACCTCAATGAGCTTCTTGGCGGATTGCCTGAAACAACAATAGCAGTCTCGCAAAAAGAAATAAAAGTAGAGGATATACTGTCACAAGATGACCTCAATGAGCTTCTTGGCGGATTGCCTGAAACAACAATAGCAACTTCTTCCAACAAAGAAACGAATGGAGTGGAAGGACTGCTGTCGCAGGACGATTTAAACACACTGTTTTGCATAACCGAAAAAACAATAGCATCGTCAACAAATAAAATGGCTGTTTCTGATATGCCTGCAGAAGACATAAGTTCGTGTGGAGAATCACTGTCTCAGGAGGAAATAGATGAAATGCTGCGCCAGTTTGATAGAGGTATATGAATAAAGTCCCCTTTTCATGGCAAATCATATTTTATTAGAATTGATGTTCTTACTTGCCGATGTTTAATACTGTCAAGGCAGATAACCACGACATCGGGTCATGCTTTTGAGTACGACCCGGTTTTATGGAATACAATGAAAAACACCCACGGAAATCTACAACTATTTTCATTGTAATAATATTATATTATCTTCCGGGAAGAAGATATCTGATCGACAGAAATTATCAGAAACTATATGTGAGTCCCACAAGAAACATCATGGTATATCGGTCAAAAAATCTTATATTCGACTCTGTCTGATAACCGTTAATGCCCGCCATTATTGTATATTTCCTCCATCCGAAGGGCTCCGGGAATGTGGCCACTATGTTTGTCCCGTATGTTTTTTCATCCCTTGTTTCTGCAAATATCGGATGCATCCTGTCAAATTTTGCCGTATTCCCGTAAAAACGTGTATTGAGATTGAAAAAGGGGGTCCTCACCTCAAACCCAAGCCCGCTGCCATAGTTGTCATAGCTGTTGCTCCTGCCGTAAAACTGACCTCTTTCGAATGAAAATTCAGGGATAATACTGAACATTTTGTCAAAATCGTATCGATAATCAATGCCTATCTTATGCATAAACCCATCCTGTCTGAGCGTTGAATAGAGCTCCCCGATAACATCATTTTCTACTTTTGTAGCGGCAAATCTATAAGAAAGGGAAAGTTTGGTACCCATTATTTTTGCATAAGTAATTCTGCCGCCGAAATACATAGTATTTGTTGGCGTTCTATACAATAAATAGGGATTTTGCCATTTTTTCGCCAGCAGGGAATAAAAACCGGACACATCAATAACACCCTTCGGCAAAGCTTGTTTTATTCCGATATTAATGCTTCCCTGTTCGGTAATAGTATTGAAATATAAAGTAGTACTGCCTTTTTGCCCTTCCTGATAATCCGGTATATACTTCACATCGAAATAGGGGAGTGCCAGATAGGATATATTTGTGTCCGCTTTCGAGCCAAGGCTGTCAATTCTCCTGCCGCCCTTCCCCCAGAGATTGTCTGCTCTTTGCACCGCCATTGCCCAGCTCCCGACAGTTATCACATATTTGCCTGCCTGAACATTCGGGACAGCAAAGAGAAAGGAAAAGAGCATAACACAGGAAATGATATTGCTTGTCTTCCCAGGTGTATGCCCTTTCACCGTATTATTATTGTTACATTATCTTTATCAGCAACTGCATGAACTTCCGCAGCCGTCATTTTTCGAGAGTTCTGATTTTATCATAAACCCTGCTCCCATAGTAGATTCAATGAAATCAACGTTGATGGGTTGTACTTCTTTAAACAACTCTTTTTCAATAATAAATGATATACCTCTTTCATTAAAAACTTCGTCGTTTTTATTAGGCTCATCCAGAGCCATACCCAAAGAGGGGCCTGATCACCCACCCTCCATTTTCATAATCCTTATAGAGGTAGGACCATCTTTTCCTTCGATAAACTGTTTTATCACTTCGCCTGCCTTATCCGATACTTCAAACATATTTTACTCCTTTAACTGAATTCGTTATCGCTGCTCAAGCAATGAACGTGTAATTTATATTAAGCATTTATATGTTTTTTATCAAGCCATATCTTCCTGTAGGAGTTCAAACATGATAAACTATAAAGAGGATATAAAGACAAAATTTATGAAGAAGGCAATTACCACCCTTCCCCTGCATTACGGAAAGGCCCCTCCATGGCTTTTTCAGAAAATGAAGAGGCTCTCTGCTGCTCTCATCGAGGTTATCGTTATGGAGTTCGGCGTAAAAGAACTGCTTGTCCGTATTGCCGATCCCATATGGTTTCAGGCATTGGGATGTGCTGTAGGCTTCGACTGGCACAGCAGCGGTGTTACCACAACTCTATGTGGGGCATTGAAAGAGGGGCTCCAATCTCTGTATGATGAGATGCCTATCGCCATATGCGGCGGAAAAGCAAAAAGGGCAATCCAGACTCCAGGAGACATTGAAGCATATGGTGAAAAATGGGGTGTTGACGTTGCAGATTATATTGCCTTAAGCCGCCTCTGTGCAAAGATTGATAATACTGCAGTCCAGGATGGTTATAACCTTTACCACCATACATTTGTCTTCACAAAAGAGGGTGATTGGGCAATTATCCAGCAGGGTATGAATGAAAAACTCAAAAATGCAAGACGGTATCAATGGCTCTCAAGAGAAAGTCTTGATATAACAAACGAACCTCATACAGGTATTACATGTAATGAAAGGGGCGCAGTATTAAACCTTGTGGCTGGTGAAAGCGAAGGAGCAAGAAAGTCTGCAGTAGATTTTGCAAAGGGAGATCCTGATTCTATGATTAAAACATGGAAAGAAGTTGCTCTAGCCATGCCGAAAAGGCATTACATATCGCCTGCCGATATAAATCAAACACGTCTTTTCAAGATGTTTAGAACGATTCATGAATCACACCCTGAGACATTCAAAGATTTAATAGGAATTCATGGTGTCGGCCCGAGAACTGTTTCAGCTCTTTCTTTAATTGCCGAACTTGTCTATGAGAAACTTCCGAGTTTTAAGGACCCTGCACGGTTCAGTTTTGCCCACGGGGGGAAAGACGGTTACCCCTTTCCCGTTGATAAAAAGACCTATGAAAATTCCATAGAATTCCTGAAGATTTGCATCGACAAGGCAAAGGCAGGCGATAGGGATAAAATCGATGCATTCAAAAAGCTTTCTTTATTGGCATATTTCAACAACCCCAGATATTAATAATTTCAATCATTTATGAAACTGCGGGAGAGAGCAATGGAATCAGCTATTATCCCAGCCTCTTTTTAAACCTCAGGGCACTCAAAGTCATTACAAGAATGCCCAGCATGAATAACTCAAGCATTTGGGGCCAGAGGATATCAATCCCGTTTCCTTTGAGAAAAATCCCTCTGATGATTACAAGAAAATACCTCAGCGGATTGAGGTACGTGCCATACTGGACCGCCACCGGCATATTCTCAATAGGGAACATAAGTCCTGACAGAAGTACGGCAGGGGCAAAAAAAAGGAACGTTGCCATCATGGCTTGCTGCTGCGTTCTCGAAATCGTGGAAATAAACAACCCTATACCAAGAACCGACAGTAGATAAATGGCAGTACAGAAAAACAGGAGTATAAGCGAACCGATGACAGGTATGGAAAACCAGAATACGCCCACCGTAGTCACAAGAGACATATCGAAAAATCCTATAATAGCAAAGGGGATGGTCTTGCCCAGTATAAGTTCAACAGGTTTGAGAGGCGTCACCATAAGCTGTTCCATAGTGCCTATTTCTCTTTCACGCACAATTGCCATTGCGGTAAGGAGAAGGCATATAAGCATTACCATGATAGCGATAACACCCGGCACATTATAGTTTCTGCTTGTAAGATCAGGGTTGTACCATGCCCTTGGACGCACCTCGAACTTAATCGGCCTTGCCCTGACCTTTTGAACGCTCAAATCGCCTGCGTATTTCATAATGATTCTGTTTGCATATCCCATGGCCACAAGAGCTGTGTTTGAATCAGTCCCGTCAACAAGGATCTGTATTTCCGTTTGGTTCCCCTTTTTTATGTCTGAGGAAAAACCCCTGTTTATCTGGATAGCCGCGGTAATTTTCCCTTTGTCGAATAAATCCTGGATGGCGTCATTTGAAGAAATATCATAGTCCATGCGGAAATATCCCGGGGCATTGAACCTTCTTACAAGCTCCCGGCTTTCATAGGATTTGTCAAGGTCGTATACTGCCGTCCGGATACAGTTCACATCCGTTGTGACTGCATAGCCGAAAACGATCAATTGTACTATCGGTGTGCCAAAGATAACTGCCTTCATGCGCCTGTCTCTGAAAATCTGGATAAATTCCTTTATTACCATCCTTTTTATCCGCTCAAACATGGTTCACTCTATCCTTTTTTTGAATTTTTTTATTGCCAGGGCAAACGCCAAAATACCAAAAACAGACAGAAGCGATGTCTCCAGCAACAGAAACGACAGTGTGTTTCCTTTCAGGAATATCCCCTTCAGTATGGCGACAAAATACCGGGCCGGAAGAATATAAGTTATAATCTGAAGGGGTCTGGGCATATTGAATATGGAAAACATAAAACCGGACAAAAGCAGCGCGGGTAAATATGACACGATCAAAGATGCCTGACATGCCACGATCTGTGATTTTGTCACAGTAGAGATAAGTATCCCCAAGCTTAAACCTCCAAAAAGGAATATGCTGGACAGAGCTATGAGTAAAATGATGTTGCCCTTAAGAGGAACGCCAAAGAGATATATGACTATCAGAATCGACATGACCATATCAATGAAGCCGATGAGAAAATACGGTATCAGTTTACCCAGAATCAGCTCCGTCGTTTTCACAGGTGTGGAAATGAGCTGCTCCATGGTGCCCCTCTCCCATTCTCTTGCTATGGTGAGAGATGTAAGGAGCGCTGCGATAATTGACATTATAACGGCAATAAGCCCCGGTATGATAAAATTCCTCGATTTAAGCTCAGGGTTATACCAGACCCTGGTACGGGCATCAATGAGCGGCATAATACGGTTGCCTGTTAGTCTTGCCGTATAGAGGTCCGATATGCCTGTTATATAACCAAGCGCAATAGTTGCCGTATTTGAATTACTCCCGTCAACAACTATCTGAATCTGTGCATCCTTGCCTGTTCTTATGTTTTTTGAAAAGTCTTCCGGGATGGATATTGCAGCTTTCGCCTTTCCTGAATCAAGATATCCGTCTATTTCATCATGGCTGTCTGCATAACCGACTACAGAAAAATAGCCGGATTCTTTGAATTCTCTGATAAATTCCCTGCTCAAACTGCTTTTGTCGCGGTCGTAAACCACGGTTGAGAGGTTGTCAACATCAAGGGTAATAGCATATCCGAATATAAAAAGAAGTATAACAGGCATTAAAAATGCCATGGCAAGGCTTAGAGGGTCACGCCATATCTGGATCAGCTCTTTTTTCGCAATTGCCTTAACCCTTAAAAGCTTCATTTCATGCAACCTCTATCAGGGTTATAAATACATCTTCCAATGAAGGAACGATCTTTTTTATGCTGCCCACTGTAATACCCGATGTCTTGAGTATCTCTTCGATTCGGGGTAGCACCATGTCGGCGTTTTCCACAATTACATGGAGTGTACTCCCAAAGATAGCCGCTTGAACATTATACCGCTCCAGCACCTCCATCGCTTCTACAATCCTGTCAACCTCTATCTCAAGGACTCCTCTTGTCATGTATCTGTTTTTTAGTTCAGAGGGTTTCCCCTGAGCTATGAGTTTACCTCTGTAGATCAGTCCGAGTCTATGGCAATACTCCGCTTCATCCATATAGTGGGTCGTAACAAATACGGTTGTCCCTGTTTTTGACATTCCGTCGATAAGCTCCCAGAAACGACGTCTTGATAAAGGATCAACACCTGATGTAGGCTCATCAAGGAAAAGTATCGGGGGCTCATGGAGTATTGCGCAGCCAAGGGCAAGTCTCTGTTTGAAACCACCTGGGAGTTCTTTTGTAATGATGCCTCGCCGATCCATAAGTCCAGCCATATCAAGGACCCATTCCTTTCGCTCTTTCTTCTTTTCCTTAGGGACACCGTAAATGCCGCTGAAAAAATCTATATTTTCAGCTATCGTGAGGTCATCATAGAGGGAAAATTTCTGGGACATATAGCCGATATGTTGTTTTATCTGCTCTGACTGGCGTACGACATCATACCCTCCTACGGTTCCACTCCCCCCAGTGGGCATCAGAAGCCCGCAAAGCATCCGGATAGTCGTTGACTTGCCTGCACCGTTGGGTCCGAGGAACCCGTATATCTCGCCCTTTACAATACTGAGACTTACATTGTCTACTGCAACGAAATCTCCAAATCTCCGGGTTAAGCTTTCAACGTTTATTGCAATATCTTCAATGGATTTGTCCTGATTCATCACATTCCTACCTGTACCTCTTGACTGAGCTATTGCTTCAATTCAATAGGTCCTATAGTCGCATAGGGTCTATAGACTGATACTGTTTATCGTTCCACCATTGAAATGAACACATCCTCTATGGAAGGCAATATCTCCCGGTAATCCTTTATCTCCATGCCTCCAATTTTCAATTTTTCAATAATTTCATTAACCATACCTTTTTTCATAAGGGTAATATGGAGCCTGTCGCCATAAATGCTCACGCCCTTAACACCTTTCATGCAAAGGGCAACCTCCCTTACCGCATGGGTATCATTACTCCACATTTCCAACATGGGAAGTTTGACAGACTTCTTAATTTCCGCAGGTTTGTCCTTTATAAGCAGCTTTCCGTTATGCAGAAGCCCGATTTCCGTACACCGCTCAGCCTCATCGAGATACGCGGTAGAGACAAAGATAGTTACATGTTCTTTCAACAGTGCATAGAGTATCTTCCAAAAATCCCTCCGTGACACCGGATCAACACCGTTTGTAGGCTCATCAAGGAAAAGAATTTCAGGCCTGTGGATAAGAGCACAGGCAAGTCCGAGTTTCTGTTTCATCCCGCCTGAGAGCTTTCCTGCAAGCCTGTCTGTAAAAGGCGTGAGATTGCTGAACCCAAGGAGTTGTTCAATCCTTGGGGGACGCTCGCTTTCAGGAACATCATAGATGTCTGCGTAAAAAAGGATATTTTCCATAACGGTAAGGTCTTCGTAGAGGCCGAATTGCTGAGGCATATAACCTATGTTCTCCTTTATCTCTTCGCCCTTTGTAAGAATGGAACGAGAGGCAACCCATGCTTCACCGGATGTGGGCTTCATAATAGCGGTAAGGAGTCTCATGACTGTTGTTTTCCCGGCACCGTCCGGGCCGACAAGGCCAAAAAGTTCGCCTTTTCTGACTTCAAGGTTAAGGCTATCAACAGCAATATTGTTGCCAAAGGTTTTTGTCAGGTTTTCAATTTTTATGGCAATGTCGTTCAACATCAACCTCACTGCACGCAATATCCAGTGAACATAGAGGGAGGTTCAGAAGCATTACTGCTTTAACTCAATCCTCACATCTGCCGGCATACCGGGCTTCAATTCATCATTGACGTTTTTTACTCTTACTTTTACACCGAATACGAGCTTGACCCGCTCCTCCTGTGTTTGAACATTCTTCGGGGTAAATTCCGCCTCGGATGATATAAACGTCACAGCGCCTTCATACACCTTACCTTTAAATGTATCGACTGATATTCTTGCCTTTTGTCCGAGCCTGACCTGACCAAGTCTGTCCTCTTTCACGTATACCTTAATCCATGGATGTTCAAGATCGCCTATTGTTACAACAGGCGTGCCTGAAGCAACAGTCTCACCGGCTTCAACATTCTTTCTCAGCACAACACCATTCATGGGGGCATAGATCGTCGTATCTCTTAATCTTTCCTCTGATGCGGCAAGCACTGCCCTGGCCTGTTTCACACGATGTCCTGCAATGCTGATTTCCTCCTTTCTCGGCCCTTCCCTGACGAGACTCAACGACTCAAGGGCATTTCTATGGAGGGCTGTGCGGGCATCGTAAGCACTCCTTGCAACATCAAACTGAGATGCAGATATGGCGCCATTTTTGTAAAGTATTTCTGCCCTGTCAAAATCTTTTTTTACCTTTTGCAATTCTGCTTCCTGGGCATTCATTTGTGCTTTAGCCTGCTCTATTTCTTGGGAACGGGAACCGACCGATAACTCTGCCAGTTTTGTAGTTGCCTCATCCAGAGATGCCTTACTCTGAGCTACCACCGAAGCGATCTCTGCACTGTCAAGTCTGGCCAGCAGATCACCGGTCCTTACCTTATCGCCTTCATCCACAGGGCGTTCCGTAACCCTGCCGGGTATTTTAAAACCTACATTTGTCTCTATTACCTCAACATTACCGGAGAGGATCATTGCCCCATTGTCTTTTTGTCTTTTGAGGTTATACACAACCAGGACCGTTATACCTATAACAATTACAGCTAAAGCTATCAAAATTCTCTTTTTTTTCATTTCCCCACCTCCACAGCATACCTGTCTTCCCCGATAGCCTTGCTCAAATACGCAACAGCAGTCTCTCTGTCAAAAATTGCCTGATAATAATCTGTTTCCGCTCTCAGGAGGGCTGTCTGCGCATCAATTACATCCTGACTCATACCGGCGCCGGTATCATATTTGAGCAACTCTACCCTTAGACTCTCGCGGGCGCTCTCAATGGCTTTCTGAGTTACTTCAATCCTCTCCTTCACATTTGCAATGCTCATATGGGCATCCCTCACTTCACGGATTATGGTAAGTTTTAAAAAACGTTCTTCCTCTCTTGCCTTTTCCAGTTGCACTTTTTCCCTGTTTATCTCAGACCTTATAGACCCGCCGTCCATAATGGGCATCGTCAACTTCACGCCATAATACCAGTTTTCTCTGAATCCGGTGTCACTGCCGGCTGTACCACCATACTGGCCGGCTACAAAAATATCAGGGAGTCTCCTGCCTTCAGCTATCTTTACCCGTTCTTCGCTGATAAGCCTTTTTTTGGCAGCTGCTTTATAATCAGGTCTCCGTGATAATGCCGTGTCCATACTTTCTTTAAGATCAGTATAAGATATGTCCGTAGGTTTTTCATGAACAATGGAAATTATGACGTCCATATCGTCCATGCCCATCAGGTTTTTGAGAAACTCGTATGCGCTGGCAAGGCTGTTCTTCACAATAAGCCTGTTTTCCTTTGCATGGGATAGTTCAACGTCTGTCTTAAGCAGATCGAGCCTCGGTGCAACACCCGTTTTAAGATAGATTCCCACGTTTCCTTTATGCACCTCAAGCTGTTTCACCGATGCATCATTAACAAGAAGAAGTTTTTCAAGTTGTGCAATCTTATGGTATACGCTTGAGATATTATAAACAAGCTCCTGCTTGCTCATTCTGTAATTGTCCTCTACAACCGTCTTTTTCATTTCGGCTACATTTACCCCCCTGAAGAGTCTTCCACCCCTAAACAGAGGAAGTCTAAAAGAAATACCTGCGTCCCATATGGTATTTCTGAACAAAGGAAAATCCGTTCCTGGACCAATAGGAGGTTGTATCACAATGGGCGTGAGAGGGGTGTCGTAACGATATCGGGTAATGCCGCTGCCTCCATCGATCTTTGGCATTCTGTCAGCCCTTGCCGAGTCTATCCCATAAATTTCCGCCTCGATATCTTTTGCAGCTATCCTGATCCTCGGATTGTTCTTCATAGCATATTTGATTAGCATTGAGAGTGTATATTTATCGACGTCCTTTTCAGCCCGGGGTCTGTCTTCTGACAGCCCAACCTGGTTGGCCGACAGGTCGTGCCGGCTTGGTTCCTGTGCATAAGAAGGGGTATGATGTATTGTACATATCAGAAGAAAAATAAGAACAGCAATGCGTATAATCAAATCCATCCTCTTTTTTATTAATATTTCAGTACCATTTCTTTTCATTTGCCATTTCATTTACCTTCTCCTTGAACGTACCCGCCAAGAGATTTGATTGCCTCTAAGGAAAAACCGCTGATATGGTCTGCTATAGATTCTATCTCCTCAGTCTTGAAGTTGTCCTGATGAAAAAGCTTCTTGATGACATGCTTTGCATAAACAAAAAAAAGACACTGACTGACTATACTTAAGCAACAGAAACGTGTAGTCTCTTCACTTGCCGGTTTTCCACGTAATTGTTGGACAACAGATGAAAGAAACAAAAAAGCCGGCTGTATTGTATCTTCTATAAGCATATCCAGCGCCTTCGTAGGCTCCATATACTCCCTCGCAACAAGTCTCCCGAACCAGGAAGACTGACCTTCCTCAAGTATTCTGAAAAGAAAGGACCGTATGAATGCTTTAAGGTATTCTTCAGGGGATTTATTTTCATCCATCTTAAGATCAAGTGGATATTTTTGAAAAGCCACTTCACGCCAGTATTCCAAAACCAAATAGTAAAGCTTCTCCTTATCCCCGAAATGATAATTGACGGCAGCAATATTCACATTGGCTTTCTCACATATATCCCTCACCGTTGCATTTCTGAACCCGTATTCGGCAAAGATTTCACCGGCGGCTTCAAGTATACGTTCACGGGTACTTAAGCTGATATTTTTGCCACTCTTCATAAACCTCATTTTAATACATATGTTTTAAATATATGTTTAAAACATATGTATTAATTTGTCAAACATTTTTTACAAAAAATATGTACAAATAATTTTCTTCCTTTTTGGTGCAGTCATTTGGTATATTCTTATAATTTATTTGTTGGTTTTTAGACGGAATAACCTGTCTGTCTCTGATCGGGATGTATGAAAAAGGGAGACTGGTTGAGACCTCTGTAAACGGAAAAGTAAGATAACTTATTTTAAATGATTACGGGAGTTTTTCAAAACAATGAGGCATATTTAATATGGAAAATCCATTACCTGATTTATTAAAAGCTTGCGAGAAAGGTGATTCAGCTGCTGTAAGGATTTTGTTGAGCAGGGGTGCCGACATAAATGTTGCAGACAATAATGGATCAACTCCGATCTTCTATGCCTCTATGTACGGTTTTGCCGATACTGCAAGGGTGCTCATTGATCATAATGCCGACATTAATGCAAAAAATAAGCTTGGCAATACACCTCTTATATATGCTTGCATGTCCGGGCATACAAGTATTGTCAAATTACTGATGTCCAGAAATGCCGATGCAAACTTGAAGGATAAGTTTGACGATACCTGTATTATCATTGCAAGCAAAAGAGGTCATATAGAAATTGTGAAGCTGCTCATTGCTTACGGGGCTGATATAAATGCCAGGGACAGGTACGGCAATACCTCTCTGATGCATGCCTGTCTGAATATGCATATAGGAATAGCCGCTTTTCTTATAGAAAACGATGCAGACCTGTCTGCCATCAACAACAAAAATCAAACTGTCCTTGATATTGCTGTCAAAATGAGACTTGATAAGATAGCTGATGCTATAAGAAAAAAAACCTAAAGACAAGATTGTAATAAAAATTACACAATGTTAATGATTTCGTAAGTCCGCTTGCCGCCAGGGGCTGAAAAGTTTACTTCATCTCCCACAGATTTACCCATTAATGCCCTGCCAAGAGGTGAGCTCATAGAAATCTTACCTTTTTGGATATCAGATTCATAGGGACCAACCAATTGATAAACCACCTCTTCGTCAGTATCAAGATTCATCAAGGTAATATTGCATCCGAATTCAACACTTTCGAATTCCGTTTTTTTAACGTCTACAACCTCGGAATTTGTGATCATCATTTCTACTTCGGCAATCTTTTTCTGGAGAAACTGATATTCCTCCTTTGCAGCATCCAATTCAGCATTTTCTGAAATATCACCATGAGCCCTTGCTTCTTCTATGGCAAGTATAATCTTAGGTCTTTTGATAGTAAGCAGAAGTTCATGTTCCTTCTTCAGATTTTCATAGCCTTCACGTGTAATAGGTGATTTCATATAAACTCCTGATATTATCCAAATACGGAAAAACAATAACACTGTTTAATGCAAATTTTCAACACGTTTTACTTATATCCCTGCATCTTAAGGGAAAATAGACACTATCTTCTGCAAGTGTTATGTTAAACTTCTTAGAAATTAATTGAGGTAATGGCAGATATTTTAAAAAACGTAGGGGTTCCTGTTTCAGCGCAAGCTCTTCTGTCTGATTTACTATACTCGCAGATAATACATTTAGTCCGTTTTGATGCATTTTCCATTGAAATAATCCCACGCATTGCACACAGTTCCATTCTTAAAGGTGCAGATTCCCTGTTCATCAACCATGTTATTATTTTCTATGGCTGTATATGATCCCCCAGTAATCACACAGAGCCTTGCAGCAGGAGTTACATAGCCTGCAACATTTACACCGCCTACGGGGCATTCTCCTCTGAACATAGCCCATTCCTCACACTGACGTTTATCTTCAAATATACAAATACCGTATTCTCCTCCATCGCCTCTTTTTTGAATAGAAAGCGCTCCGCCCTTGTTTAAGCAGTTGACTGAGGCCGGGTTGGCAATGGCAGTTTTATTCGTTCCGGCACATTCAACAGGAAAAACGATTGTTAAAATTAGAAATACAATTGATATGATAAATTCAATCATTTTTATCATATAAAATCCTCCTGATACAGTTGCTATATTCTTCCTGTATTTTTCTGAAAATGTAATTATTCGCCTATCAACGGCAGCACCTTGTCAATGCGGAAATAAACAAGATAACGCTTTTCTTTCTGCTGGTCTTCCGGTACTATGTAGGACTTTCTCCACCTTATCTTTGCAATGGCTTCCGAATCGGTCTCTTCTTTAATCCTGGAAAGATACAATCTTTTTCCGACTAACTTTCCTCCGGCTTCTATGAAAATGTATGCAGCATGAGGGTTTGATCTCAAGTTTTCATGGGTCAGACGTTCAGTCATAATATAAGCTATTGTTTCCTCATTGATGAAATGCGGTCTTGAATAAATAGCCACATTCACCTTTCCCTCTGAATTTGCTGTTGCCAGCACTCCATGGCCGGTTACGTTTTCAAAATATTCGCTGAGATTCATCGGTACCCTCCTAAATAACTTCGAAAGCGATATAAAAACTATATTCATTATATCAAGATTTTATCTGTAGACGATATTTTTTTAACACAATGACTTTCTTATAACAAAATATTTTGTTGCTAACAGTAACGATACTAATTATGTTATATTAATGAAAATCATTTCGGGTTGCCAGACGGGCGTTGATAGAGCAGCCATTGATGTCGCAATGGAAATAGGCTTGGATTATGGAGGCTCTGTTCCCAGAGGAAGGAAGGCAGAGGACGGAACAATAGATAAGAAATATGATAAACTTACGGAACTTGAAACAGACCGTTATGAATCCCGTACCGAAAAGAATGTGACTGACGCAGACGCAATATTAATATTTACTGTAGGCTGCCCTATAGGGGGCACAGCATTGACAATAGAATACGCTAAAAAGCATGGGAAACAATATCTCCTTATTGACCTTAAAAATAAGCCCGACAATGAGATAATTGAATCGATTCAAACATGGCTATCCGATAATCAGCCGGAAATCCTTAATGTGGCAGGACCGAGGGAATCATCGGCACCCGGCATATATGAAAGGGTCTTTTTTATACTGTATAATATTTATGATCCCTTGATATAAATCTAATGAAAGAAGAAATTAACCTTATACCCTCTGAATTGAAGGCAATTGAAAAACACAAGTGGTACCTCTCTGAGCAGCAGGGGAAGGAGGTATCCTTTGAAGAAGCTTTAAGAGATT
The nucleotide sequence above comes from Pseudomonadota bacterium. Encoded proteins:
- a CDS encoding ABC transporter ATP-binding protein, encoding MNQDKSIEDIAINVESLTRRFGDFVAVDNVSLSIVKGEIYGFLGPNGAGKSTTIRMLCGLLMPTGGSGTVGGYDVVRQSEQIKQHIGYMSQKFSLYDDLTIAENIDFFSGIYGVPKEKKKERKEWVLDMAGLMDRRGIITKELPGGFKQRLALGCAILHEPPILFLDEPTSGVDPLSRRRFWELIDGMSKTGTTVFVTTHYMDEAEYCHRLGLIYRGKLIAQGKPSELKNRYMTRGVLEIEVDRIVEAMEVLERYNVQAAIFGSTLHVIVENADMVLPRIEEILKTSGITVGSIKKIVPSLEDVFITLIEVA
- a CDS encoding DUF2860 family protein — its product is MKGHTPGKTSNIISCVMLFSFLFAVPNVQAGKYVITVGSWAMAVQRADNLWGKGGRRIDSLGSKADTNISYLALPYFDVKYIPDYQEGQKGSTTLYFNTITEQGSINIGIKQALPKGVIDVSGFYSLLAKKWQNPYLLYRTPTNTMYFGGRITYAKIMGTKLSLSYRFAATKVENDVIGELYSTLRQDGFMHKIGIDYRYDFDKMFSIIPEFSFERGQFYGRSNSYDNYGSGLGFEVRTPFFNLNTRFYGNTAKFDRMHPIFAETRDEKTYGTNIVATFPEPFGWRKYTIMAGINGYQTESNIRFFDRYTMMFLVGLTYSF
- a CDS encoding DUF763 domain-containing protein — encoded protein: MINYKEDIKTKFMKKAITTLPLHYGKAPPWLFQKMKRLSAALIEVIVMEFGVKELLVRIADPIWFQALGCAVGFDWHSSGVTTTLCGALKEGLQSLYDEMPIAICGGKAKRAIQTPGDIEAYGEKWGVDVADYIALSRLCAKIDNTAVQDGYNLYHHTFVFTKEGDWAIIQQGMNEKLKNARRYQWLSRESLDITNEPHTGITCNERGAVLNLVAGESEGARKSAVDFAKGDPDSMIKTWKEVALAMPKRHYISPADINQTRLFKMFRTIHESHPETFKDLIGIHGVGPRTVSALSLIAELVYEKLPSFKDPARFSFAHGGKDGYPFPVDKKTYENSIEFLKICIDKAKAGDRDKIDAFKKLSLLAYFNNPRY
- a CDS encoding ABC transporter permease; translated protein: MKLLRVKAIAKKELIQIWRDPLSLAMAFLMPVILLFIFGYAITLDVDNLSTVVYDRDKSSLSREFIREFKESGYFSVVGYADSHDEIDGYLDSGKAKAAISIPEDFSKNIRTGKDAQIQIVVDGSNSNTATIALGYITGISDLYTARLTGNRIMPLIDARTRVWYNPELKSRNFIIPGLIAVIMSIIAALLTSLTIAREWERGTMEQLISTPVKTTELILGKLIPYFLIGFIDMVMSILIVIYLFGVPLKGNIILLIALSSIFLFGGLSLGILISTVTKSQIVACQASLIVSYLPALLLSGFMFSIFNMPRPLQIITYILPARYFVAILKGIFLKGNTLSFLLLETSLLSVFGILAFALAIKKFKKRIE
- a CDS encoding ABC transporter permease, producing the protein MFERIKRMVIKEFIQIFRDRRMKAVIFGTPIVQLIVFGYAVTTDVNCIRTAVYDLDKSYESRELVRRFNAPGYFRMDYDISSNDAIQDLFDKGKITAAIQINRGFSSDIKKGNQTEIQILVDGTDSNTALVAMGYANRIIMKYAGDLSVQKVRARPIKFEVRPRAWYNPDLTSRNYNVPGVIAIMVMLICLLLTAMAIVREREIGTMEQLMVTPLKPVELILGKTIPFAIIGFFDMSLVTTVGVFWFSIPVIGSLILLFFCTAIYLLSVLGIGLFISTISRTQQQAMMATFLFFAPAVLLSGLMFPIENMPVAVQYGTYLNPLRYFLVIIRGIFLKGNGIDILWPQMLELFMLGILVMTLSALRFKKRLG